A window from Chrysemys picta bellii isolate R12L10 chromosome 2, ASM1138683v2, whole genome shotgun sequence encodes these proteins:
- the LOC135981327 gene encoding uncharacterized protein LOC135981327 — protein sequence MQSSPAVMAVQSGNRKRAPAWTDREVLDLIAVWGDESVLSELRSKRRNAKIYEKISKDMAERGYSRDATQCRVKIKELRQGYQKTKEANGRSGSHPQTSRFYEALHSILGAAATTTPPVTLDSEDGILSTAGSSDMLGDGEDEEGDEEGEAVGSSHNADFPDSQDLFITLTEIPYEASPAITPDTESGEGSATPSATVSQPSLESHSQRLARIRRRKKRTREDMFSELMASSQAQAAQQTQWRENLTRMHQANMDREERWRQEDQQATQTLLGLLREQTDTLRRLVDVLQERRQEDRAPLQSISNRPPPPPSPIPTSPKVQRRRGGRVPANSHSTPAESSSSRRLSFPKI from the exons atgcagagctctccagcagtgatggccgtgcagtctgggaatagaaagagagccccagcatggactgatcgtgaagtcttggatctcatcgctgtgtggggcgatgagtccgtgctttccgagctgcgatccaaaagaaggaatgcaaagatctacgagaagatctctaaagacatggcagagagaggatacagccgggatgcaacgcagtgccgcgtgaaaatcaaggagctgagacaaggctaccagaagaccaaagaggcaaacggacgctccggatcccatccccagacatcccgtttctacgaggcactgcattccatcctcggtgctgccgccaccactaccccaccagtgaccttggactctgaggatgggatactgtccacggccggttcctcagacatgttaggggacggggaagatgaggaaggagatgaggagggcgaggcagttggcagctctcacaacgctgatttccccgacagccaggatctcttcatcacccttacagagatcccctacgaagcgtccccagccattaccccggacacagaatctggtgaaggatcagcca ccccgtctgcgactgtctcacaacctagcctggaatcacactcccagaggctagcgcggattaggcgtaggaagaagaggacacgggaggacatgttctctgagcttatggcctcttcccaagcccaggcagcacagcagacccagtggcgggagaacttgacccgaatgcaccaagccaacatggatcgggaggagaggtggcggcaggaagaccagcaggcgactcaaacgctgcttggactactgagggagcaaacggacacgctccggcgccttgtggatgttctgcaggaacggaggcaggaggacagagccccgctgcagtccatctctaaccgccctcccccgccaccaagtcccatacccacctcacccaaagtgcaaagaaggagaggcggcagagtccctgctaactctcactccacccctgcagagagctctagtagcagaaggctctcatttcccaaaatttga
- the LOC135981326 gene encoding uncharacterized protein LOC135981326 encodes MQGTAFSRMEWKSINLMKKLVQIQTDIIFLSKCKQMDIIPKGLKVKNPLQSTYHTDYAERLCHTLSKKLRNHLISILYSKQGKIKNELSQLDTLIRNQPSTQTSSWIDFTKTRQAIYKTNFASLKRKKDTKLSKLLHATSNHNSSSLNPPSNIVNLSSYTLSPAEESVLSRGLSFCPSRPMNMIQFCGDLESYFRRLRLKEYFQHTSEQHTNPQNPPYQHYKNKDSAWTPPDGRNNRLDFYIDCFRRHAKAEIVEKQHHLPHNLSHAEHNAIYSLRNNPDIIIKKADKGGAVVIMNKLEYDQEAARQLSNTTFYRPFSSDPTEDYLKKLHHLLKKLPDKAQEQICTDTCLEPRPGVFYLLPKIHKPGYPGRPIISGIGTLTSGLSGYVDSLLRPYATSTPSYLRDTTDFLRKLQSIGDLPENTILATMDVEALYTNIPHKDGLQAIRNSIPDNVTANLVAELCDFVLTHNYFTFGDNIYLQVSGTAMGTRMAPQYANIFMADLEQRFLSSRPLTPQSTCATLMTSSSSGPMEKKPLRNFTMISIISIPPSTSA; translated from the coding sequence atgcaaggcactgcatttagccgtatggagtggaaatccatcaacctcatgaaaaaactcgtacagatacagacagacatcatcttcctttccaaatgcaagcagatggacatcataccaaaaggactaaaggtaaaaaatccattacaatctacatatcacacagactatgctgagagactgtgtcacacactctcaaagaaactgcgaaaccacctgatcagcatcctatacagcaaacagggaaagattaagaatgagctctcacaactggatactctcataagaaaccaaccttccacacaaacttcctcatggatagactttacaaaaactagacaagccatttacaagacaaactttgcctctctaaaaaggaaaaaggacactaaactatctaaactgctacatgccacaagcaaccacaacagcagttcccttaacccacccagcaatattgttaatctttccagctatactcttagcccagcagaagagtctgtcctatctcggggcctctccttttgtccctccagacccatgaatatgatacagttctgcggtgacctagaatcctactttcgacgtctccgactcaaagaatatttccaacatacctctgaacagcatactaacccacagaatcctccctaccagcactacaaaaataaggattctgcgtggactcctccggacggtcgaaacaacagactggatttctacatagattgcttccgtcgacatgcaaaggctgaaattgtggaaaagcaacatcacttgccacataacctcagccatgcagaacacaacgccatctacagcctcagaaacaaccctgacatcataatcaaaaaggctgacaaaggaggtgctgtcgtcatcatgaataaattggaatatgaccaggaggctgctagacagctctctaacaccacattctacaggccattctcctctgatcccactgaggattacctaaagaaactacaccatctgctaaaaaaactccctgacaaagcacaggaacaaatctgtacagacacatgcctagaaccccgaccaggggtattctatttgctacccaagatccataaacctggatatcctggacgccccatcatctcaggcattggcaccctaacatcaggcttgtctggttatgtagactctctcctcagaccctacgctaccagcactcccagctatcttcgagacaccactgacttcctgaggaaactacaatccatcggtgatcttccagaaaacaccatcctggccactatggacgtagaagccctctacaccaatattccacacaaagatggactacaagctatcaggaacagtatccctgataatgtcacagctaacctggtggctgaactttgtgattttgtcctcacccacaactatttcacatttggggacaatatataccttcaagtcagcggcactgctatgggtacccgcatggccccacaatatgccaacatttttatggctgacttagaacaacgcttccttagctctcgtcccctaacgccccagtctacttgtgctacattgatgacatcttcatcatctggacccatggaaaagaagcccttgaggaatttcaccatgatttcaataatttccatcccaccatcaacctcagcctag